In a genomic window of Pseudomonas oryzihabitans:
- the clpA gene encoding ATP-dependent Clp protease ATP-binding subunit ClpA: MLNRELEVTLNLAFKEARTKRHEFMTVEHLLLALLDNEAAATVLRACGANIDRLRRDLLEFIDSTTPLIPQQDDERETQPTLGFQRVLQRAVFHVQSSGKREVTGANVLVAIFSEQESQAVFLLKQQSVARIDVVNFIAHGISKVPGAAPEAEQDQDAAEEEGAEPSSSNNPLEAYASNLNEQARQGRIDPLVGRENEVERVAQILARRRKNNPLLVGEAGVGKTAIAEGLAKRIVDGQVPDLLADSVVYSLDLGALLAGTKYRGDFEKRFKALLAELKKRPHAVLFIDEIHTIIGAGAASGGVMDASNLLKPLLSSGEIRCIGSTTFQEFRGIFEKDRALARRFQKVDVVEPSVDDTYGILRGLKGRFEQHHHIEYTDEALRAAAELAARYINDRHMPDKAIDVIDEAGAFQRLQPEDRRAERIDVQQVEDIVAKIARIPPKTVNSSDKELLRNLERDLKLTVFGQDLAIESLSTAIKLSRAGLKSPDKPVGSFLFAGPTGVGKTEVARQLAKAMGVELVRFDMSEYMERHTVSRLIGAPPGYVGFDQGGLLTEAITKTPHCVLLLDEIEKAHPEVFNLLLQVMDHGTLTDNNGRKADFRNVILILTTNAGAETASRASIGFTLQDHTSDAMEVIKKSFTPEFRNRLDTIIQFGRLSTEVIKSIVDKFLTELQAQLEDKRVQLEVSDAARGWLAERGYDVQMGARPMARLIQDKIKRPLAEQILFGELADHGGIVHIDAVDDELEFEFETTAEPA; the protein is encoded by the coding sequence ATGTTGAATCGTGAGCTCGAAGTCACCCTGAATCTCGCCTTCAAGGAGGCGAGGACGAAGCGTCATGAATTCATGACCGTTGAGCACCTCCTGCTGGCGCTGCTGGATAACGAAGCCGCTGCCACCGTCTTGAGAGCTTGCGGTGCCAACATCGACCGGCTGCGCCGTGATCTGTTGGAATTCATAGACTCCACCACCCCACTCATCCCACAGCAGGACGACGAGCGTGAAACCCAGCCGACCCTGGGCTTCCAGCGGGTTCTGCAGCGTGCGGTGTTCCATGTGCAGAGCTCCGGCAAGCGCGAAGTCACCGGTGCCAACGTGCTGGTCGCCATCTTCAGCGAGCAGGAAAGCCAGGCGGTATTCCTGCTCAAGCAGCAGAGCGTAGCCCGGATCGACGTCGTCAACTTCATCGCCCACGGCATTTCCAAGGTTCCCGGCGCGGCCCCCGAGGCCGAGCAGGATCAGGACGCTGCCGAGGAAGAGGGGGCCGAACCCAGTTCTTCCAACAATCCGCTCGAAGCCTACGCCAGTAACCTCAACGAGCAGGCTCGCCAAGGGCGCATCGACCCGCTGGTCGGTCGTGAGAACGAAGTCGAGCGCGTCGCCCAGATCCTGGCGCGTCGCCGCAAGAACAACCCGCTGCTGGTGGGCGAGGCCGGGGTGGGCAAGACGGCCATCGCCGAAGGCCTGGCCAAGCGCATCGTCGACGGCCAGGTGCCCGATCTGCTGGCTGACAGTGTGGTCTACTCGCTGGACCTCGGCGCGTTGCTGGCTGGTACCAAGTACCGCGGTGACTTCGAGAAGAGATTCAAGGCGCTGCTTGCCGAGCTGAAGAAGCGGCCCCATGCGGTGCTCTTCATCGACGAGATCCACACCATCATCGGTGCCGGCGCGGCTTCGGGTGGTGTCATGGACGCCTCCAACCTGCTCAAACCACTATTGTCCTCCGGTGAGATCCGTTGCATAGGGTCGACCACCTTCCAGGAATTCCGCGGCATCTTCGAGAAGGATCGGGCCCTGGCTCGGCGCTTCCAGAAGGTCGATGTCGTCGAGCCTTCGGTGGACGATACCTACGGCATCCTGCGCGGCCTCAAGGGGCGTTTCGAGCAGCATCACCACATCGAGTACACCGACGAGGCGTTGCGTGCTGCTGCGGAGCTGGCTGCTCGTTACATCAATGATCGTCATATGCCCGACAAGGCCATCGACGTCATCGACGAAGCGGGTGCCTTCCAGCGCCTGCAGCCCGAAGATCGGCGTGCCGAGCGAATCGACGTGCAGCAGGTCGAGGACATCGTCGCCAAGATCGCGCGGATTCCCCCGAAAACTGTCAATAGTTCCGACAAGGAACTGCTGCGTAACCTGGAGCGGGATCTCAAGCTGACCGTCTTCGGTCAGGACCTGGCCATCGAGTCCCTGTCCACCGCCATCAAGCTCTCCCGTGCTGGTCTGAAGTCGCCGGACAAGCCGGTCGGTTCCTTCCTCTTCGCCGGTCCCACCGGCGTGGGCAAGACCGAAGTGGCGCGGCAGTTGGCCAAGGCCATGGGTGTGGAGCTGGTGCGCTTCGACATGTCCGAGTACATGGAGCGGCATACCGTGTCCCGGCTGATCGGTGCGCCTCCTGGCTATGTGGGCTTCGATCAGGGCGGTCTGCTGACCGAGGCGATCACCAAGACGCCCCATTGCGTACTGCTGCTCGACGAAATCGAGAAGGCGCACCCCGAGGTGTTCAACCTGCTGTTGCAGGTCATGGACCATGGCACCCTGACGGATAACAACGGCCGCAAAGCCGACTTCCGTAACGTCATCCTGATCCTGACCACCAACGCCGGTGCCGAAACGGCTTCGCGGGCTTCCATTGGCTTCACCCTGCAGGACCATACGTCCGATGCCATGGAAGTCATCAAGAAGAGCTTCACGCCGGAATTCCGCAACCGTCTGGACACCATCATCCAGTTCGGCCGCCTGAGCACCGAAGTCATCAAGAGCATCGTCGACAAGTTCCTCACCGAACTGCAGGCGCAACTCGAAGACAAGCGGGTCCAGCTCGAAGTCAGCGACGCGGCTCGTGGCTGGCTGGCGGAGCGTGGCTACGACGTGCAGATGGGTGCCCGTCCCATGGCGAGACTCATCCAGGACAAGATCAAGCGGCCGTTGGCCGAGCAGATCCTGTTCGGCGAGTTGGCCGACCATGGCGGCATCGTGCATATCGATGCGGTGGATGACGAACTGGAGTTTGAGTTCGAGACCACGGCTGAGCCTGCCTAA
- the aat gene encoding leucyl/phenylalanyl-tRNA--protein transferase: MVKWLTRESPDFPPLRQALREPNGLLAIGGDLSAARLIKAYRHGCFPWYQAGQPILWWSPDPRTVIFPPDLHVSRSLAKTLRKTPLRVTYDQAFDQVIQACAGPRRDADGTWITREMRLAYQELHAQGWAHSVEVWDGEQLVGGLYGIAMGKLFFGESMFSQVDNASKIGFVTLMRDLAAWGFVMVDCQMPTAHLASLGASSLSRERFAEYLAKYLDQASTATWPTYRG; the protein is encoded by the coding sequence ATGGTGAAATGGCTGACCCGCGAAAGCCCTGACTTTCCGCCCTTGCGGCAAGCGCTACGCGAGCCAAACGGTTTACTGGCCATCGGCGGCGACCTCAGCGCCGCACGCCTGATCAAGGCCTATCGTCATGGCTGTTTTCCCTGGTACCAGGCCGGCCAACCCATCCTCTGGTGGTCACCGGACCCGCGCACCGTCATCTTCCCACCCGACCTGCACGTTTCACGCAGCCTGGCGAAGACCCTGCGCAAGACGCCCCTGCGGGTCACCTACGACCAGGCCTTCGACCAGGTCATCCAGGCCTGCGCCGGACCTCGTCGCGATGCCGACGGCACCTGGATCACCCGGGAGATGCGCCTGGCCTACCAAGAACTGCATGCCCAGGGCTGGGCGCACTCCGTGGAAGTCTGGGACGGCGAGCAACTGGTCGGCGGCCTCTACGGCATCGCCATGGGCAAGCTGTTCTTCGGCGAATCCATGTTCAGCCAGGTGGACAATGCCTCCAAGATCGGCTTCGTGACCCTGATGCGGGATCTGGCGGCCTGGGGCTTCGTCATGGTCGACTGCCAGATGCCGACCGCACACCTGGCCAGCCTGGGCGCCAGCAGCCTGTCGCGGGAACGCTTTGCCGAATACCTGGCCAAATACCTGGATCAGGCCAGTACGGCCACCTGGCCTACCTACCGCGGGTGA
- a CDS encoding DNA translocase FtsK: MKQSSSASHVNHWREHLHYRLKEVVLIALAALCLYLLMALLSYDPSDPGWTHTSRIDQVHNTAGRAGAWLADVLFMALGYFAFVFPVLLAVKTWQVFRKRHLPWEWSGWLFSWRLIGLVLLVISGSVLAYIHFHAASGLPASAGGALGESLGQLSVTALNVQGSTLLFLALFLLGLTVFTDLSWFKVMDFTGKVVLDLLDLVQGGFSRLAGGRRQAPELDFYEEQEPISPPVARKPKAREVPVADEELDDLLDIAPPPRVERAAPRIEMPAPSRVVAEAAAPAPVAAAPVAAASVAMPAPPPRKSAPMPTAAPTAVVRVDADLEGTIPPLSILDRAEKKQQSYSPEFLENMSRLLEVKLKEFGVEVTVESVHPGPVITRFEIQPAAGVKVSRISNLAKDLARSLAVFSVRVVEVIPGKTTVGIEIPNEDRQIVRFSEVLESPEYAAAKSPVTLALGHDIGGKPVITDLAKMPHLLVAGTTGSGKSVGVNAMLLSILFKSSPDEARLIMIDPKMLELSIYEGIPHLLCPVVTDMKEAANALRWSVAEMERRYKLMAAMGVRNLAGFNRKVKDAEEAGTPLTDPLYRRESMDDEAPLLKTLPTIVVVVDEFADMMMIVGKKVEELIARIAQKARAAGIHLILATQRPSVDVITGLIKANIPTRMAFQVSSKIDSRTILDQGGAEQLLGHGDMLYLPPGTGLPIRVHGAFVSDDEVHRVVEAWKERGAPDYIEDILSGPDEGGGAGFEGGGGEGGDSDEDDPLYDEAVRFVTESRRASISAVQRKLKIGYNRAARMIETMEMAGVVSPMNTNGSREVIAPAPVRD, translated from the coding sequence TTGAAGCAATCCAGTTCTGCCAGCCACGTCAATCATTGGCGTGAGCATCTGCATTATCGTCTCAAGGAGGTGGTGCTCATCGCACTGGCCGCCTTGTGCCTGTATCTGCTCATGGCTCTGTTGAGCTACGACCCTTCCGACCCGGGCTGGACCCATACCAGCCGTATCGATCAAGTCCACAACACGGCCGGTCGGGCCGGTGCCTGGTTGGCCGATGTGCTGTTCATGGCTCTCGGTTACTTCGCCTTCGTGTTCCCGGTGTTGCTGGCGGTCAAGACCTGGCAGGTCTTCCGCAAGCGGCATCTGCCGTGGGAATGGAGTGGCTGGCTATTTTCCTGGCGGCTGATCGGCCTGGTGCTCCTGGTGATCTCGGGTTCGGTGCTGGCCTACATCCATTTCCATGCCGCCTCCGGCCTGCCGGCTTCCGCTGGCGGCGCCCTGGGTGAGAGCCTTGGGCAGCTGTCGGTGACCGCGCTCAATGTCCAGGGCAGCACCCTGTTGTTCCTGGCCCTGTTCCTGCTCGGGCTGACGGTGTTCACCGATCTGTCCTGGTTCAAGGTGATGGATTTCACCGGCAAGGTCGTTTTGGATCTACTGGATCTGGTGCAAGGCGGCTTCAGTCGCCTGGCGGGTGGTCGTCGGCAGGCGCCGGAGCTCGATTTCTACGAGGAGCAGGAGCCGATTTCGCCGCCGGTGGCGCGCAAGCCCAAGGCACGCGAAGTGCCCGTCGCCGACGAGGAACTGGACGACCTGCTCGATATCGCCCCGCCGCCGCGAGTGGAACGCGCTGCGCCGCGCATCGAGATGCCGGCGCCCAGCCGTGTCGTTGCCGAGGCGGCCGCCCCCGCGCCGGTGGCCGCTGCTCCTGTCGCCGCAGCCAGTGTGGCCATGCCGGCACCTCCGCCACGCAAGAGCGCACCCATGCCCACTGCGGCACCCACGGCGGTGGTTAGGGTGGATGCCGATCTGGAAGGGACCATACCGCCACTGTCGATCCTGGATCGCGCCGAGAAAAAGCAACAGAGCTACTCGCCGGAATTCCTCGAGAACATGTCGCGGCTGCTGGAAGTCAAGCTCAAGGAGTTCGGCGTCGAGGTGACCGTGGAAAGCGTGCATCCCGGTCCGGTCATCACCCGCTTCGAGATCCAGCCGGCGGCGGGTGTGAAGGTCAGCCGTATCTCCAACCTGGCCAAGGACCTGGCGCGCTCGCTCGCCGTGTTCAGCGTGCGGGTGGTGGAAGTCATCCCCGGCAAGACCACCGTGGGTATCGAGATTCCCAACGAGGACCGCCAGATCGTGCGGTTCTCGGAAGTGCTGGAGTCCCCCGAGTACGCGGCGGCCAAGTCGCCGGTTACCCTGGCCCTGGGCCACGACATCGGCGGCAAGCCGGTCATTACCGACCTGGCCAAGATGCCGCACCTGCTGGTGGCCGGTACCACAGGTTCCGGTAAGTCGGTGGGCGTGAATGCCATGCTGCTGTCGATCCTGTTCAAGTCGAGCCCGGACGAGGCGCGGCTGATCATGATCGACCCGAAGATGCTGGAACTCTCGATCTACGAAGGCATTCCGCACCTGCTCTGTCCGGTGGTCACCGACATGAAGGAAGCCGCCAACGCCCTGCGTTGGAGCGTGGCGGAGATGGAGCGGCGCTACAAGCTGATGGCGGCCATGGGTGTACGGAACCTGGCCGGCTTCAACCGCAAGGTGAAGGACGCCGAAGAGGCGGGCACACCGCTGACCGATCCGCTCTATCGTCGCGAAAGCATGGACGACGAGGCGCCGCTGCTGAAGACGCTGCCGACCATCGTGGTGGTGGTAGACGAATTCGCCGACATGATGATGATCGTCGGCAAGAAGGTCGAGGAACTGATCGCCCGGATCGCCCAGAAGGCGCGGGCGGCGGGTATCCACCTGATCCTGGCGACCCAACGGCCCTCGGTGGACGTCATTACCGGTCTGATCAAAGCCAACATTCCTACCCGGATGGCCTTCCAGGTGTCGAGCAAGATCGACTCCCGGACCATTCTCGACCAGGGCGGCGCCGAACAGTTGCTCGGTCACGGCGACATGCTCTACCTGCCGCCCGGCACCGGTCTGCCGATCCGGGTCCATGGCGCCTTCGTCTCCGACGACGAGGTTCACCGCGTCGTCGAGGCCTGGAAGGAGCGCGGCGCGCCCGACTATATCGAAGACATCCTCAGCGGCCCGGACGAGGGCGGTGGCGCTGGCTTCGAGGGTGGCGGCGGCGAGGGTGGCGACAGCGACGAGGACGATCCGCTCTACGACGAAGCCGTGCGTTTCGTTACCGAGAGCCGGCGCGCCTCCATCTCCGCGGTTCAACGCAAGCTCAAGATCGGTTACAACCGGGCGGCACGCATGATCGAAACCATGGAGATGGCCGGTGTCGTATCGCCCATGAATACCAATGGCTCGCGCGAAGTCATAGCGCCCGCGCCGGTGAGAGACTGA
- a CDS encoding arginyltransferase, which yields MTELARLKFYATQPHACSYLPNEQATTLFLDPSQPMNGQIYAELSELGFRRSGDHLYRPHCQLCKACVPARIPANRFRPSRKQSRVLKRNADIKVTRCDPGFTEERYQLYARYISERHADGDMFPPSRGQFSTFLVSNLPYAFFYEMRVNERLIGIAVTDVLPNGMSAVYTFYDPSEEKRSLGVFGILWQIAESRRLGLDAVYLGYWIKGCRKMSYKTEYRPIELFVNQRWVALA from the coding sequence ATGACCGAGCTGGCGAGACTCAAGTTTTACGCAACCCAGCCTCACGCATGCAGTTACCTGCCCAACGAGCAGGCGACTACGCTGTTTCTCGACCCCTCGCAGCCCATGAACGGCCAGATCTATGCTGAGCTGTCCGAACTCGGCTTTCGGCGCAGTGGTGATCACCTCTACCGCCCGCATTGTCAGCTCTGCAAGGCCTGTGTTCCCGCGCGCATCCCCGCCAACCGCTTCCGCCCCAGTCGCAAGCAGAGTCGCGTACTCAAGCGCAATGCCGACATCAAGGTCACGCGCTGCGATCCAGGCTTCACCGAAGAACGCTATCAGCTGTACGCCCGCTACATCAGCGAACGCCACGCCGACGGCGACATGTTTCCGCCGAGCCGCGGCCAGTTTTCCACCTTCCTCGTCAGCAACCTGCCCTACGCCTTCTTCTACGAGATGCGGGTCAATGAACGCCTGATCGGTATCGCCGTCACCGACGTGCTGCCCAATGGCATGTCCGCGGTCTATACCTTCTACGACCCCAGCGAGGAGAAGCGCAGTCTCGGCGTGTTCGGCATTCTCTGGCAGATCGCCGAAAGCCGCCGCCTCGGCCTGGATGCGGTTTATCTGGGCTACTGGATCAAAGGGTGTCGCAAGATGTCCTACAAGACCGAGTATCGCCCCATCGAGCTCTTCGTCAATCAGCGCTGGGTAGCCCTGGCCTGA
- a CDS encoding replication-associated recombination protein A — protein sequence MDLFSAAPVGQPLAARMRPETLDEYAGQQHLLARGKPLREALEQGALHSMIFWGPPGVGKTTLARLLAQVSDAHFETLSAVLSGVKEIRHAVEVAKQQAAQYRRRTILFVDEVHRFNKSQQDAFLPYVEDGTLIFIGATTENPSFELNNALLSRARVYVLKSLDDEALGGLARRALTSAKGLGERHLSLPDDALTLLLAAADGDGRRLLNLLENAADLAEDGGVLDAELFQSLLGDQRRRFDKGGEAFYDQISALHKSVRGSSPDGALYWFARMIDGGCDPLYIARRVVRMASEDIGNADPRALSLCLDAWDVQERLGSPEGELAIAQALVYLACAPKSNAVYTGYKAALADVRQNGSREVPLHLRNAPTKLMKNLGYGDEYRYAHDEPEAYAAGEDYFPEELEPRRYYEPVPRGLELKIRDKLQHLADLDRSSPRQRRRRS from the coding sequence ATGGATCTCTTCAGCGCCGCACCCGTCGGGCAGCCCTTAGCTGCCCGCATGCGTCCCGAGACCCTCGATGAATACGCGGGCCAACAGCATCTGCTGGCCCGTGGCAAGCCCCTGCGCGAGGCGCTGGAGCAGGGCGCACTGCACTCGATGATCTTCTGGGGGCCGCCGGGGGTGGGCAAGACCACCCTGGCGCGGCTGCTGGCCCAGGTGTCCGACGCTCATTTCGAGACCCTCTCGGCGGTGCTCTCCGGGGTGAAGGAGATCCGTCATGCGGTGGAGGTGGCCAAGCAGCAGGCCGCCCAGTACCGCCGGCGTACCATCCTCTTCGTCGACGAGGTGCACCGCTTCAACAAGTCTCAGCAGGACGCCTTCCTGCCCTATGTCGAGGATGGCACCCTGATCTTCATCGGGGCGACCACCGAAAATCCTTCCTTCGAGCTGAACAACGCCTTGTTGTCGCGGGCGCGGGTCTATGTGCTCAAGAGCCTGGACGACGAGGCCCTGGGCGGTTTGGCGCGGCGCGCGCTGACCAGTGCCAAGGGCTTGGGCGAACGCCACCTGAGCCTGCCCGACGATGCCCTGACCCTGTTGCTGGCGGCTGCCGACGGCGATGGCCGTCGCCTGCTCAACCTGCTGGAGAATGCCGCGGACCTGGCCGAGGACGGCGGAGTGCTGGATGCCGAGCTGTTCCAGAGTCTGCTGGGCGATCAGCGCCGACGTTTCGACAAGGGGGGCGAGGCCTTCTACGACCAGATTTCCGCCTTGCACAAGTCGGTACGGGGTTCCAGTCCAGATGGCGCGCTCTATTGGTTCGCGCGGATGATCGATGGTGGCTGCGATCCGCTGTACATCGCCCGGCGCGTGGTGCGCATGGCCAGTGAAGACATCGGCAACGCCGACCCCCGCGCCCTGAGCCTGTGCCTGGATGCCTGGGACGTCCAAGAGCGCCTGGGCAGCCCCGAAGGCGAGCTGGCCATCGCCCAGGCGCTGGTCTACCTGGCCTGCGCGCCCAAGAGCAACGCGGTATACACGGGCTACAAGGCAGCGCTGGCCGACGTGCGCCAGAACGGCTCGCGCGAGGTGCCGCTGCATCTGCGCAACGCGCCCACCAAGTTGATGAAGAACCTTGGCTACGGCGACGAATACCGCTACGCCCACGACGAGCCGGAAGCCTATGCCGCAGGGGAAGACTACTTTCCCGAAGAACTCGAGCCGCGGCGTTACTATGAGCCGGTTCCCCGTGGGCTGGAGCTGAAGATCCGCGATAAACTGCAGCACCTGGCGGACCTCGACCGGTCCAGCCCGCGCCAGCGCCGGCGGCGTTCCTGA
- the serS gene encoding serine--tRNA ligase has protein sequence MLDSKLVRTQTQEVAARLATRGYVLDVSLVESLEARRKEVQTRTETLQAERNARSKGIGQAKARGEDIAPLLAEVDRMGSELEEAKRELDSVQGELDALLLGLPNLPDASVPVGKDEDDNVEVRRWGTPRDFDFEIKDHVALGETHGWLDFETAARFSGARFAVMRGPIARLHRALAQFMLNLHTGEHGYEEAYTPYLVQAETLQGTGQLPKFEEDLFKIGRDGESDLYLIPTAEVTLTNLAAGQILDAKRLPLKFTAHTPCFRSEAGASGRDTRGMIRQHQFDKVEMVQIVEPSTSFAALEELTRHAETVLQRLELPYRVLSLCTGDMGFGATKTYDLEVWVPSQGKYREISSCSNCGDFQARRMQARFRNAEGKPELVHTLNGSGLAVGRTLVAVLENYQQADGSIRVPEVLKPYMGGIEVIG, from the coding sequence ATGCTTGATTCGAAACTGGTTCGCACCCAAACCCAGGAGGTGGCCGCACGCCTGGCGACCCGTGGCTACGTCCTGGACGTCAGCTTGGTGGAGTCGCTGGAAGCTCGTCGCAAGGAGGTGCAGACCCGCACCGAGACCCTGCAGGCCGAGCGCAATGCCCGCTCCAAGGGGATCGGCCAGGCCAAGGCGCGCGGTGAGGACATCGCACCGCTGCTGGCCGAGGTCGATCGCATGGGCAGCGAGCTGGAAGAAGCCAAGCGCGAGCTGGACAGTGTCCAGGGCGAACTGGACGCCCTGTTGCTGGGCCTGCCCAACCTGCCCGATGCCTCGGTACCGGTCGGCAAGGACGAAGACGACAACGTCGAGGTACGTCGCTGGGGTACGCCGCGCGACTTCGACTTCGAGATCAAGGATCACGTCGCCCTGGGCGAGACCCACGGCTGGTTGGATTTCGAGACCGCCGCACGTTTCTCCGGCGCGCGCTTCGCCGTGATGCGCGGTCCCATCGCTCGCCTGCACCGCGCCCTGGCGCAATTCATGCTGAACCTGCACACCGGCGAGCATGGTTACGAAGAGGCCTATACCCCCTATCTGGTACAGGCCGAGACCCTGCAGGGCACCGGTCAGCTGCCCAAGTTCGAGGAAGACCTGTTCAAGATCGGTCGTGACGGCGAGAGCGATCTCTACCTGATCCCCACCGCCGAGGTCACCCTGACCAACCTTGCCGCCGGCCAGATCCTCGATGCCAAGCGCCTGCCGCTGAAGTTCACTGCCCATACGCCGTGCTTCCGCAGCGAGGCCGGTGCCTCGGGGCGTGACACCCGTGGCATGATCCGCCAGCACCAGTTCGACAAGGTGGAGATGGTCCAGATCGTCGAGCCGAGCACCTCGTTCGCGGCCCTGGAAGAACTTACCCGCCACGCCGAGACCGTGCTGCAGCGCCTGGAGCTGCCTTATCGCGTGCTGTCGCTGTGCACCGGCGACATGGGCTTCGGTGCTACCAAGACCTACGACCTGGAAGTCTGGGTGCCGAGCCAGGGCAAGTACCGCGAGATCTCGTCCTGCTCCAACTGCGGTGACTTCCAGGCGCGCCGGATGCAGGCCCGTTTCCGCAACGCCGAGGGCAAGCCCGAGCTGGTGCACACCCTCAACGGCTCGGGTCTGGCCGTGGGCCGCACCCTGGTGGCCGTGCTGGAAAACTACCAGCAGGCCGACGGCAGCATCCGCGTGCCTGAGGTGCTCAAGCCCTATATGGGTGGCATCGAGGTCATCGGCTGA
- the infA gene encoding translation initiation factor IF-1: MSKEDSFEMEGTVVDTLPNTMFRVELENGHVVTAHISGKMRKNYIRILTGDKVRVELTPYDLSKGRITYRAR; encoded by the coding sequence ATGTCGAAAGAAGACAGCTTCGAAATGGAAGGTACTGTCGTCGACACCCTGCCCAACACCATGTTTCGCGTGGAGTTGGAAAATGGGCACGTCGTCACCGCGCACATCTCCGGAAAGATGCGTAAGAACTACATCCGCATCCTGACCGGCGACAAGGTTCGCGTGGAGCTGACGCCTTACGATCTCAGCAAGGGCCGGATCACCTACCGCGCTCGCTAA
- the lolA gene encoding outer membrane lipoprotein chaperone LolA, translating into MHKLRCFALAALAALSFSAHADQASVTRLSQLLDKAQTLTARFSQLTLDGSGTRLQETAGNMSLKRPGLFRWHTDPPQEQLLVSDGKQVWLYDPDLEQVTIRKLDMRLTQTPALLLSGDISKIESSFDVTSKDAGNVVDFVLKPKTKDSLFDSLRLSFRNGVINDMQLIDGAGQRTNILFFNVKLNEPVDASQFTFQVPKGADVIQE; encoded by the coding sequence ATGCACAAGTTGCGTTGCTTCGCCCTGGCGGCCCTGGCTGCCCTGAGCTTTTCCGCCCACGCCGACCAGGCGTCGGTGACTCGCCTGTCGCAGTTGCTGGACAAGGCCCAGACCCTGACCGCACGCTTCTCCCAGCTGACCCTGGACGGTTCCGGGACGCGCCTGCAGGAAACCGCGGGCAACATGAGCCTCAAGCGCCCGGGGCTGTTCCGCTGGCATACCGATCCGCCCCAGGAGCAACTGCTGGTATCCGATGGCAAGCAGGTCTGGCTGTACGATCCGGACCTGGAGCAGGTCACCATCCGCAAGCTGGACATGCGCCTGACCCAGACCCCGGCACTCCTGCTGTCGGGTGATATCTCGAAGATCGAAAGCAGCTTCGATGTCACCAGCAAGGACGCCGGCAACGTCGTCGACTTCGTACTCAAGCCGAAGACCAAGGACAGCCTGTTCGACAGCCTGCGCCTGTCCTTCCGCAATGGCGTGATCAACGACATGCAATTGATCGATGGCGCCGGTCAAAGAACCAACATCCTCTTCTTCAACGTCAAGCTCAACGAGCCGGTAGACGCCTCCCAGTTCACCTTCCAGGTGCCCAAGGGAGCCGACGTCATCCAGGAGTGA